The Deltaproteobacteria bacterium region ATTTGAGGATGAAATTTACCCCGGTATGGAAAAAGGCCATGGGTTGCATAGCCGGTTCTGAATAGGTTTTTCTCGAAAAAGGACTTCAGCCTGGAAGATGAGTAGTGAGGCAGCTTCAACGATTTACCCGTGCACATAAGGAAGTGTCGAGTGTAGGTGTCGCCTACACGGGCAAAATATGCTCCGTTTCGTATGAGTTCTTCGTCGGCAAGGAGCCGGTTCTCATAGAACGCGAGTTCTAATTCATAGACATCGTCCAGATGCGGCACGAGTTGCCGTTCAACAGGAAACAATTGTGCGGATAAATCCTGTGAGAGGACATCAAGGACGCTCGCCATAGTCACATTCAACCTCATTTCAATCTTCGACGTAATCTTCTGACTTATGAAAACCTATATCTCCATTCTCCAGACGTTCGATGATGACATCACAGCTCTCCAATTCGATGCCAATCCAATGGCGGTTGGTCCGTTCACAAATGTCATATGTGGTTCCGCTTCCACCGAAAGGATCTAAGACAATGTCATGCTCTCTGGTTGAAAGCTGAATAACACGATAAAGAAGCTTAGTGGATAGTTGATTGGCCGTCCTCTTCCTGCTCTTAAATTTCCAATGCCTGACCGGCGGGATGTCATTCCAGACGTCCGTGAGATTAACACCTTTCGGATTCATGGCGTTTCTGTGTCCGCCATAATCCTTAAGCTCCCCTCCACAATGGCGACATCTTTCAATGGGTGTTCGAATTTTCCGGAAGGTCTTTGGTTTTCCCTTGGTGAAATAAAGCAAACTATAATGAGACGGGTAAAGGCGGCCCGGAATAGGCAGACCAAACTTAATATTAATCGCTATCCAATGGCGAAATAACAGGCCCATTTCCATCAAATAATTGCCGAGTATAAGGTTCCACTTCGGCAAATTATATACAAAGAGAGCCCCTCCCGGCTTGAGAAGCCTAACGCATTCCCTGAGCCACTCTTTGGACCAGTTTATGTATTTATCATCCGGTAGCTCGTCGGTTACCCTTGATCCATAATTCTTGGCAAGGTTGAAGGGAGGGTCCGCAAAAGCGGTATCGATCGTCTCACTCCGAATAAGT contains the following coding sequences:
- a CDS encoding site-specific DNA-methyltransferase; translation: MIVRQRALQWTDQWIPTNIVSADIERYRVHNTGLGVLYEGDCLEILPLIRSETIDTAFADPPFNLAKNYGSRVTDELPDDKYINWSKEWLRECVRLLKPGGALFVYNLPKWNLILGNYLMEMGLLFRHWIAINIKFGLPIPGRLYPSHYSLLYFTKGKPKTFRKIRTPIERCRHCGGELKDYGGHRNAMNPKGVNLTDVWNDIPPVRHWKFKSRKRTANQLSTKLLYRVIQLSTREHDIVLDPFGGSGTTYDICERTNRHWIGIELESCDVIIERLENGDIGFHKSEDYVED